A genomic region of Rahnella aceris contains the following coding sequences:
- the cysJ gene encoding NADPH-dependent assimilatory sulfite reductase flavoprotein subunit produces MTTQAPPTSLLPLTPEQMARLQSAIGDYSPTQMAWLSGYFWGMVNQQPGAVAASAPVQNAASVTLISASQTGNARRVAEQLRDDLIAAKINVNLVNAGDYKFKQIGQEKLLLIVASTQGEGEQAEEAVALHKFLQSKKAPQMKDTAFAVFALGDTSYEFFCQAGKDFDTRLGELGAERLLDRVDADVEYKEAAENWRKRIVDVLKQRVPADTGAQAVPTLAGSVNQVDSSPYTKEAPLTATLSVNQKITGRDSDKDVRHLELELGDSGLRYQPGDALGIWFENDPQLVQEIVELLWLKGDEIVEVNDKKLSLSEALQHHIELTQNTTPIIEKYAALCRDEHLTGLLADKPALQQYAQTVPFADMVRRAPTELDAQQLVDLLRPLTPRLYSIASSQAETETEVHITVGVVRYDIDGRPRSGGASGFLADRLEEDGEVKVFIEHNDNFRLPVNPETPVIMIGPGTGIAPFRAFIQQRDNDGATGKNWLFFGNPHFTDDFLYQVEWQRYVKDGLLTHISLAWSRDQAEKVYVQDKLREQGAEVWQWLQEGAHVYVCGDANRMAKDVEQALLEIIAEYGEMDLETADEYLSELRLDRRYQRDVY; encoded by the coding sequence ATGACGACTCAGGCTCCTCCAACTTCACTGCTCCCGCTGACCCCCGAGCAAATGGCCCGCCTTCAATCGGCGATTGGTGATTACTCACCGACTCAGATGGCCTGGCTGTCAGGGTATTTCTGGGGCATGGTTAATCAGCAACCGGGTGCGGTGGCAGCTTCTGCTCCGGTACAGAATGCCGCGTCAGTCACTCTGATTTCCGCCTCGCAAACGGGTAACGCCCGCCGTGTTGCCGAGCAACTGCGTGATGACCTGATCGCCGCGAAAATTAACGTCAATCTGGTGAATGCCGGTGACTATAAATTCAAACAAATTGGTCAGGAAAAGCTGTTGCTGATCGTGGCCTCCACGCAAGGCGAAGGCGAACAGGCTGAAGAAGCCGTCGCGTTGCACAAATTCCTGCAATCCAAAAAAGCCCCGCAAATGAAAGACACGGCTTTTGCGGTGTTTGCGCTGGGTGATACCTCTTACGAATTCTTCTGTCAGGCAGGTAAAGATTTCGATACCCGTCTGGGCGAGCTGGGGGCAGAACGCCTGTTAGACCGCGTTGATGCTGATGTGGAATATAAAGAAGCCGCCGAAAACTGGCGTAAGCGTATTGTCGATGTGCTGAAACAGCGCGTACCGGCTGACACCGGGGCGCAGGCGGTTCCGACGCTGGCAGGCAGTGTGAATCAGGTCGACAGCAGCCCTTACACCAAAGAAGCGCCGCTGACCGCGACACTTTCCGTTAACCAGAAAATTACCGGCCGCGATTCTGATAAAGACGTACGTCATCTGGAACTCGAACTCGGTGATTCCGGCCTGCGTTACCAGCCGGGCGATGCGCTGGGGATCTGGTTTGAAAACGATCCGCAACTGGTGCAGGAAATCGTTGAACTGCTGTGGCTGAAAGGTGATGAAATTGTCGAGGTGAACGACAAAAAACTGTCGCTTTCAGAAGCGCTGCAACATCACATCGAACTGACCCAAAACACCACGCCGATTATCGAAAAATATGCCGCGCTGTGCCGCGATGAACACCTGACCGGTCTGCTGGCTGACAAGCCTGCGCTGCAGCAATACGCCCAGACCGTGCCGTTTGCTGACATGGTACGCCGCGCACCGACTGAGCTGGATGCCCAGCAACTGGTGGATTTACTGCGTCCGCTGACGCCGCGCCTGTATTCGATTGCCTCCTCGCAGGCTGAAACTGAAACAGAAGTCCATATTACTGTTGGCGTGGTGCGTTATGACATCGATGGTCGTCCGCGCTCTGGTGGTGCGTCCGGCTTCCTGGCCGATCGTCTGGAAGAAGACGGTGAAGTGAAAGTCTTCATCGAGCATAACGATAACTTCCGTCTGCCGGTGAATCCGGAGACGCCGGTCATTATGATAGGACCCGGTACCGGCATTGCGCCATTCCGCGCCTTCATTCAGCAGCGTGATAACGACGGCGCCACCGGCAAAAACTGGCTGTTCTTCGGCAACCCGCACTTTACCGATGATTTCCTGTATCAGGTCGAGTGGCAGCGTTACGTGAAAGACGGCTTGCTGACCCATATCTCTCTGGCATGGTCACGCGACCAGGCGGAAAAAGTATATGTACAGGACAAGTTGCGTGAGCAGGGCGCTGAAGTCTGGCAGTGGTTGCAGGAAGGCGCGCACGTGTATGTCTGCGGCGATGCTAACCGTATGGCGAAAGATGTAGAACAGGCGTTACTGGAAATCATCGCCGAATACGGCGAAATGGATCTGGAAACGGCCGACGAATATCTCAGTGAATTGCGCCTTGATCGCCGTTATCAGCGCGACGTCTACTAA
- a CDS encoding alpha/beta hydrolase-fold protein encodes MITVLRCAVLALLFSAGVQAETTATPQQSVPAAAKPVQPAVKASPVAKTPVSKAPLVFPPGSGVMHIALAPGKKPLEVFTYQPAGADETTPVVMVMTGVDRNAATYRNDWMTVADQYHLRVVVPHFSEQDFPGAAGYNLGNLTDSKTHHRLPKSQWAFSMVDNLFTTLQKQGVTSQKQYYLFGNSAGCQFVHRMLTLLPEPNVKAAVCAAAGWWTLPDTDQRWPYGLREAPVAVSQQQLNDYFAKPVLIAVGAEDDDPENRLLRKSKQAMAQGTNRLERAESYFTTSQQRAEQNNTPFNWHFMDLSDVGHSGSKMSVFAAGQFAWFEQHNAFHL; translated from the coding sequence ATGATTACTGTGCTTCGTTGCGCTGTTCTGGCGTTGTTGTTCTCGGCTGGTGTTCAGGCAGAGACCACTGCCACCCCTCAGCAGTCCGTCCCCGCTGCGGCTAAACCGGTTCAACCCGCGGTTAAAGCCTCTCCGGTTGCCAAAACTCCGGTCAGTAAAGCACCTCTGGTTTTCCCACCGGGATCCGGTGTGATGCATATTGCACTGGCACCGGGTAAAAAGCCGCTGGAAGTTTTCACCTACCAACCGGCCGGTGCAGATGAGACTACGCCGGTGGTTATGGTGATGACCGGCGTGGACCGTAACGCCGCGACTTACCGCAATGACTGGATGACCGTTGCTGATCAGTATCATCTGCGCGTGGTCGTGCCGCATTTCAGTGAGCAGGATTTCCCCGGCGCCGCTGGCTATAACCTCGGTAATCTGACCGACAGCAAAACCCATCACCGTTTGCCGAAATCGCAGTGGGCGTTCAGCATGGTCGATAACTTGTTTACGACGCTGCAAAAGCAGGGCGTCACCAGCCAGAAACAATACTATTTATTTGGAAACAGCGCGGGTTGCCAGTTTGTACACCGCATGCTGACGCTGTTGCCTGAGCCGAATGTGAAAGCCGCGGTCTGTGCGGCGGCAGGCTGGTGGACATTACCGGATACCGATCAGCGCTGGCCTTACGGTTTACGCGAAGCGCCGGTGGCGGTCAGCCAGCAGCAACTGAATGATTACTTTGCCAAACCGGTGCTGATTGCCGTGGGGGCTGAAGACGACGATCCGGAAAACCGCCTGCTGCGCAAATCCAAGCAGGCGATGGCGCAGGGGACAAACCGTCTGGAGCGCGCCGAGAGTTATTTCACCACCTCCCAGCAACGCGCTGAACAGAACAACACACCGTTTAACTGGCACTTTATGGACCTGTCAGATGTCGGCCACAGTGGCAGTAAAATGTCAGTATTTGCCGCCGGACAGTTCGCCTGGTTTGAACAGCACAACGCTTTTCATCTTTAA
- the queD gene encoding 6-carboxytetrahydropterin synthase QueD, translating to MTTTLFKDFQFEAAHHLPHVPAGHKCGRLHGHSFTVRLEITGEVDPHTGWVMDFAELKAAFNPTLDRLDHYNLNDIPGLENPTSEVLAAWIWNEMKPKLPLLSAVRVKETCTAGCVYKG from the coding sequence ATGACCACCACATTATTTAAAGATTTTCAGTTTGAAGCCGCCCACCATTTACCGCATGTGCCCGCAGGGCATAAGTGCGGACGGTTGCACGGCCACTCTTTCACCGTCCGTTTAGAAATCACCGGTGAAGTGGATCCGCATACCGGCTGGGTGATGGATTTCGCCGAACTGAAAGCTGCGTTTAATCCGACTCTGGATCGTCTCGATCACTATAATCTGAACGACATTCCGGGCTTAGAAAACCCGACCAGCGAAGTGCTGGCCGCGTGGATCTGGAACGAGATGAAACCTAAGCTGCCACTGCTCAGCGCCGTGCGCGTGAAAGAAACCTGCACCGCAGGTTGCGTATATAAAGGTTAA
- the queE gene encoding 7-carboxy-7-deazaguanine synthase QueE produces the protein MQYPINEMFETLQGEGYFTGVPAIFVRLQGCPVGCSWCDTKHTWDKIADREVDMQRILVKTEESDAWGNATSEQLLEVIAQQGYTARHVVITGGEPCIYDLTELTSLLEKSGFSCQIETSGTHEVRCSVNTWVTVSPKVNMRGGYDILPQALKRADEVKHPVARQRDIDALDALLETLTDSKARIIALQPISQKEEATRLCIATCIARNWRLSMQTHKYLNIA, from the coding sequence ATGCAGTACCCGATTAATGAGATGTTCGAAACCCTGCAAGGGGAAGGCTATTTTACCGGCGTGCCGGCGATTTTCGTTCGCCTGCAAGGCTGTCCTGTGGGTTGCAGCTGGTGCGATACCAAACACACCTGGGATAAAATTGCCGATCGGGAAGTCGATATGCAGCGCATTCTGGTCAAAACTGAAGAGAGTGATGCCTGGGGTAACGCCACCTCAGAACAACTGCTCGAGGTTATCGCGCAGCAAGGTTACACCGCGCGTCACGTGGTGATCACCGGCGGCGAGCCATGCATTTACGATCTGACTGAACTGACGTCATTGCTGGAAAAGAGCGGCTTCAGTTGCCAGATTGAAACCAGCGGCACGCACGAAGTCCGTTGCTCGGTGAATACCTGGGTGACGGTTTCCCCGAAAGTGAATATGCGTGGCGGTTACGACATTCTGCCGCAGGCACTGAAACGGGCCGATGAAGTGAAACATCCGGTGGCGCGTCAGCGTGATATCGACGCTCTGGATGCCCTGCTGGAAACCCTGACTGACAGCAAAGCGCGGATTATTGCCCTGCAGCCAATCAGTCAAAAAGAAGAAGCCACCAGACTGTGCATTGCGACCTGCATTGCAAGAAACTGGCGGCTTTCAATGCAGACACATAAGTATCTCAACATTGCATAA